Proteins co-encoded in one Aphelocoma coerulescens isolate FSJ_1873_10779 chromosome 21, UR_Acoe_1.0, whole genome shotgun sequence genomic window:
- the SPEN gene encoding msx2-interacting protein isoform X1, translating into MVRETRHLWVGNLPENVREEKIIEHFKRYGRVESVKILPKRGSEGGVAAFVDFVDIKSAQKAHNSVNKMGDRDLRTDYNEPGTIPSAARGLDDTVSIASRSREVSGFRGGGGGPTYGPPPSLHAREGRYERRLDGASDNRERAYEHSAYGHHERGTGGFDRTRHYDQDYYRDPRERTLQHGLYYTSRSRSPNRFDAHDPRYEPRAREQFTLPSVVHRDIYRDDITREVRGRRPERNYQHSRSRSPHSSQSRTQSPQRLASQAARPARSPSGSGSRSRSSSSDSLSSSSSTSSDSSDSSSSSSDESPARSVQSTAVPAPASQLLPSLEKDEPRKSFGIKVQNLPVRSTDTSLKDGLFHEFKKYGKVTSVQIHGASEERYGLVFFRQQEDQEKALNASKGKLFFGMQIEVTAWIGPETESENEFRPLDERIDEFHPKATRTLFIGNLEKTTTYHDLRNIFQRFGGIVDIDIKKVNGVPQYAFLQYCDIASVCKAIKKMDGEYLGNNRLKLGFGKSMPTNCVWLDGLSTNVTDQYLTRHFCRYGPVVKVVFDRLKGMALVLYNEIEYAQAAVKETKGRKIGGNKIKVDFANRESQLAFYHSMEKTGQDIRDFYEMLAERSRDERRGSYEYAPDRTYYETVRTPGTYPEDPRREYPARGREFYAEWDPYQGDYYDPRYYDDPREYRDYRGDPYEQDIREYSYRQRERERERERFESDRDRDHERRPIERSQSPTHSRRPQSPGASPSQSERLQSDSERRIYSRSSDRSGSCSSLSPPRYDKLDKARVERYAKNEKVEKERVFEQERVDKEKRLVRKEKPEKIEKEKADKQKRKAKIHSPSSQSSETDQENEREPSPEKLKGNSKQSKERGDKEGTAKNRLELMPCVVLTRVKEKEGKVIDQPALEKLRAKLDNDTLKSPLLEQKTQTSQAEQAKSEQSKLEPVRTKVQKEKALASHIEVVDKEGKMKPKKHLKTEQPSEGANAVDLDKLEARKRRFADANPKPDRQKLDVKRSSQDEEDARMVLKKQLDATASSREAPVLREGELERKPLRKEMIKRESKKLKLERLVPVTSPKEIQDTLNVGGIGMRPTLDLQARLMETPDEPVEVQELPAKKLNPVKPQHKQVQLLDEQGTEREDSRKNYSSLPEETPDHKLGQEKTQSADTEEKISIDIDHTQSYRKQMEQSRRLKQQLEMEIAKSEKFGSPKKDVDEYEKRSLVHEVGKPPQDVTDDSPPSKRKKTDQFDFEISTKRERNYRSSRQVSEDSERMSCSPSIRHFPFHEDEDTLDSPRLMPLKETKESPKIEEKGLSYSNMTVREDSLKFNPYDSSRREQMAEMAKIKLSVLSSEEDSSRWETQVKQEPGRVDISFPSSIVKRDSIRKRSVRDLEPGEVPSDSDDDGENKPHSPKASSLLESSRLSFLLRDREEKFREREERLQSSSLERNKFYSFALDKTITPDTKALLERAKSLSSSREENWSFLDWDSRFASFRNNKDKEKVDSAPRPIPSWYMKKKKIRTDSEGGKLDDKKEDHKEEEQERQELFASRFLHSSIFEQDSKRLQHLERKDDDLDFISGRLYGRQSSSDGMNSTADLVQEPVVLFHSRFVELTRMQQKEKEKDQKPKEVEKQEDKENRPKTPEMVPDSKETEHKLSSVVGPSSVTVLPQEPIAPIAPEKIVSDKVLVEPASVKEEKPSEPAVAAEEQKPFPELTAPVKMEPPEQTEPPPVVEASKEIVATTLAPEEDAVATEHPSYLDTKPPTPGASFSDADISVDPEPEAAQLLPPPPKLVQKSDEAVEPKEENPPPSASTDAGVSQKAEAAAEVLPPVSDNDMEVEPPVVVKDKKSYKSKRSKTPVQSAAANVTEKPVTRKSERIDREKLKRSSSPRGETQKLSELKVEAEKVSRNAAKSPSSAAEPENVELSLPIGRTRRRNVRSVYATTGDNEGPSPVKDSMEVTRSTRKRGEKEPQEAVTTVPTTPRRGRPPKTRRKPEEDISPIKTEPVQQEVEEAETKDTVEAPKPAEGWRSPRSQKLTHSHSSAATSQQGKKGKNEPKADTTAESEDAAERSGQESSTSDNGNKAKAAEKEPAASEQKRDRKELDVEKNQLEIPTAEITEKKPVPEKVTKSKRGRYKNTKTVVDKASVCLKNVEIRLNVDEVKGALRPTEEEAEPVAVSPPKMKSPPKEDTLPPHFSKNEVEDSFPEMEKEVMREPKQSPEAAQLAKQIELEQAVENIAKLTETPPTIAAYKEPTTDVAEVRQEEEADKPAHQASETELAAAIGSIINDISGETESFPAPPTYPAESEAEITTEPLVLQSPREEMEPETDQAVNNILETEAAVEPAVQPVPSSVTSTLETESKESEVSFSESSNSAQEAETLQEAEVARKEKGRQKTTRQRRKKSTSRKGDATEVNTFEPERVQSKSPPANEVKTKPEEASKEEKQIKPTASMEPSASDVTKAVAADVVAAHEAVPESSTSPKVPALAPLDLGAPPVLLDEGSQSGFKIRSPLENAPITPPSAPNAALPAVPTAAAKLPNPVPTTIVPLHSGTAKVPEWVVRHEDPRARSTPPPALPPDTKASDIDTNSSTLRKILMEPKYVSATSITSTHVTTTHAEPVSAPCLEEAPLHPAVEAIKPVSEEKPAVPITNALDPPVAEAPVFSEKEKINTVIAPKATSVISRMPHSVDLEEAPRITLVKQAPQTQTCLVNAPSPKFKQRSSTNDNSRFHPGSMSIIEERPVETGSSPGLRVNTSEGVVLLSYSGQKTEGPQRISAKISQIPPASAVDIEFQQSVSKSQIKQEPITPSQPAPKGSQASAGYGTVSTHSSLVLGTQPYNTSPVISSVKQERTALDKPDSSHLAVQTPASQPGKVLTQTVNTPPVLVHNQMVVNKKLSDPAALKVETKTLQPSSLSPGVSPHHPSLSGKMHSEANHVSSGPSTPTDRAISHLGVTKQEPHSPRTSGHSPSPFPRACHPGSTSSPALSSSTPVMLAPGIPVPQYISSMHPEQSVIMPPHSVTQTVSLGHLSQGEVRMNTPPLSGIPYGIRPEALHSPRAALQPQMEIKPQRSSTPQPAPIRDIVMPPLSSQHPPEEELHFHAVCRGPAPVQSDVLVMQPDYRMHPSSLRLDQYNVPRDVRMIMHPHMAAVGEHHSETRQSRTPEGAVKTPPVSKTPQPGKETPKSSEGKMAHSPHSEPRLLSVPSGSQLPGLPLTQPVVVPHGVQIMHPAGSSFHDYRSVYGDMRNYHTAQLGHPQFPGASPIGLPSRSMTPSQGLPEGEHSHPSQPVRSKTPQIPQDPKGPSAAGPEQSHHPPVNRHTAQMDPHVHLQRAQGDTSQTSYPSPVAISMKQELPSPHQPPAVPKQSMFIPTTSGPPLSRPEPQSTLKQEPSPHPVSQRPVDMVQLLTKYPIVWQGLLALKNDTAAVQLHFVSGNNVLAHRSLPAPEGGPPLRIAQRMRLEASQLEGVARRMMVESDYCLLLALPCGRDQEDVVSQTESLKAAFISYLQAKQAAGIINVPNPGSNQPAYVLQIFPPCEFSESHLSRLAPDLLASISNISPHLMIVIASV; encoded by the exons CAGtgactccagcagcagctcgaGCGACGAGTCCCCGGCACGCTCGGTGCAGTCGACAGCCGTCCCCGCACCCGcgtcccagctgctcccatcGCTGGAGAAGGATGAGCCCCGGAAGAGTTTTGGGATCAAGGTTCAAAATCTTCCAGTGCGCTCAACAG ATACAAGCCTTAAAGATGGACTTTTTCACGAATTCAAGAAGTACGGGAAGGTGACGTCGGTGCAGATCCACGGCGCGTCCGAGGAACGGTATGGCCTGGTGTTCTTCCGGCAGCAGGAGGACCAGGAGAAAGCACTAAATGCCTCCAAAGGAAAGCTTTTCTTTGGCATGCAGATTGAAGTCACGGCCTGGATAGGACCAG AAACCGAAAGCGAGAATGAATTTCGTCCTTTGGATGAAAGGATAGATGAGTTTCACCCAAAAGCAACGAGAACTCTGTTCATTGGCAACCTGGAAAAAACAACCACCTACCACGACCTTCGCAACATCTTCCAGCGCTTCGGGGGAATAGTG GACATCGACATTAAGAAGGTGAACGGTGTCCCTCAGTACGCGTTCCTGCAGTACTGTGACATCGCCAGTGTGTGCAAAGCCATTAAGAAGATGGATGGGGAATATCTCGGAAATAACCGGCTCAAG CTGGGTTTTGGGAAGAGCATGCCTACAAACTGCGTGTGGTTAGATGGGCTTTCCACAAACGTTACGGATCAGTATCTGACCCGACATTTCTGCCGATACGGGCCTGTGGTGAAG gTGGTGTTTGACCGCTTAAAAGGCATGGCCCTGGTTCTCTACAATGAGATTGAATATGCACAAGCAGCTGTAAAAGAGACCAAGGGGAGGAAAATCGGTGGGAATAAAATTAAG GTGGACTTTGCAAATCGGGAGAGTCAGTTGGCGTTTTATCATTCCATGGAGAAAACGGGTCAAGATATCAGAGACTTCTATGAAATGCTGGCAGAAAGAAG CAGAGACGAGCGAAGAGGATCCTACGAATACGCCCCTGACCGTACTTACTACGAGACTGTTCGGACCCCGGGGACATATCCTGAAGATCCTCGGCGGGAATACCCAGCTCGGGGCAGAGAATTCTACGCTGAGTGGGATCCCTACCAAGGAGACTACTATGACCCACGATACTATGACGACCCTCGCGAGTACCGGGATTACCGGGGAGATCCGTATGAGCAGGACATCAGGGAGTACAGCTACAGGCAacgggagagggagagggagagggagcggTTCGAATCCGATCGGGACAGAGACCACGAACGGAGACCGATCGAGCGGAGCCAGAGCCCGACGCATTCCCGGCGTCCGCAGAGCCCCGGCGCGTCCCCCTCGCAGTCGGAACGGCTGCAGAGCGACTCGGAGAGGAGGATTTACAGCAGGTCCTCGGATCGcagtggcagctgcagctcgCTGTCCCCTCCGCGATACGACAAGCTCGACAAAGCCCGTGTGGAACGATACGCAAAAAACGAGAAGGTGGAGAAAGAGCGCGTTTTCGAGCAGGAGAGGGTGGACAAGGAGAAGCGCTTGGTGAGGAaggaaaagccagaaaaaatagaaaaggagaaagcagaTAAGCAGAAACGAAAAGCGAAAATCCATTCACCCAGCTCTCAGTCCTCGGAAACGGATCAGGAGAATGAGAGAGAGCCCAGCCCAGAAAAACTGAAGGGCAACAGTAAACAAAGCAAAGAGAGGGGTGACAAAGAAGGGACAGCAAAGAACCGCCTGGAACTGATGCCCTGTGTTGTGCTGACCCGTgtgaaggaaaaggaggggaaggtGATCGATCAGCCTGCACTGGAGAAACTGAGGGCAAAGCTGGATAACGACACTCTGAAATCCCCGCTGCTCGAACAGAAAACCCAGACGTCCCAGGCTGAGCAAGCCAAGTCTGAGCAGTCTAAACTAGAACCTGTCAGAACCAAGGTACAGAAGGAGAAAGCCCTTGCCAGTCACATCGAAGTGGTGGACAAGGAGGGAAAAATGAAACCCAAAAAGCACTTGAAGACAGAGCAGCCTTCTGAGGGGGCCAATGCAGTTGATTTAGACAAGTTGGAGGCTCGTAAAAGGCGTTTTGCCGATGCAAATCCGAAGCCTGACAGGCAAAAACTGGATGTAAAACGGAGTAGCCAAGATGAGGAGGATGCGCGCATGGTTTTGAAAAAGCAGCTTGATGCGACAGCGTCATCTAGAGAAGCACCAGTGTTAAGGGAAGGAGAATTGGAGAGAAAACCCCTGAGGAAGGAGATGATTAAAAGGGAATCTAAAAAACTCAAACTGGAAAGACTTGTTCCCGTTACTAGTCCCAAAGAAATTCAGGACACTCTTAATGTTGGTGGGATTGGCATGCGTCCCACCCTGGATCTGCAGGCAAGGCTCATGGAGACACCTGATGAACCTGTGGAAGTTCAGGAACTCCCTGCTAAAAAACTGAACCCAGTAAAACCCCAGCATAAACAGGTACAGCTGCTGGATGAGCAGGGAACGGAGAGAGAGGACTCAAGGAAGAACTACTCCAGTCTTCCTGAAGAAACACCAGACCATAAACTTGGCCAAGAGAAAACTCAGTCGGCTGACACGGAGGAGAAAATCAGCATTGACATTGACCACACGCAGAGCTACCGGAAACAAATGGAGCAAAGTCGCAGGTTGAAACAGCAGCTGGAAATGGAGATTGCAAAGTCGGAGAAGTTTGGCAGTCCAAAGAAAGATGTGGATGAATATGAAAAGCGGAGTCTGGTTCATGAGGTGGGAAAGCCTCCACAAGACGTCACCGATGACTCTCCACCgagtaaaaggaaaaagactGACCAGTTTGACTTCGAAATTAGCACTAAGAGAGAAAGGAACTACAGAAGCTCTCGTCAGGTGAGTGAGGATTCCGAAAGGATGTCCTGTTCCCCAAGTATCAGACACTTCCCGTTCCACGAGGATGAGGACACGCTCGATTCTCCAAGGTTAATGCCATTGAAGGAAACCAAAGAGTCACCTAAAATAGAAGAAAAGGGTCTTTCATACTCCAACATGACTGTGAGGGAGGACTCGCTGAAATTCAATCCTTATgattccagcagaagggagcagATGGCAGAAATGGCTAAAATAAAACTCTCAGTGCTGAGTTCTGAGGAAGACTCAAGTAGGTGGGAAACCCAAGTGAAGCAAGAGCCTGGGAGAGTCGATATCAGCTTTCCAAGCAGCATTGTGAAAAGAGACAGCATACGGAAACGGTCTGTCCGAGACCTGGAACCTGGGGAGGTGCCTTCGGATTCGGATGATGATGGCGAAAACAAGCCCCATTCCCCAAAAGCCTCGTCCTTGTTAGAGAGTTCCAGGTTGTCTTTTTTATTAAGGGACAGAGAAGAGAAGTTCCGTGAAAGAGAGGAAAGACTCCAGTCCAGTTCCTTAGAAAGAAACAAATTCTACTCTTTCGCGTTGGACAAGACAATCACACCCGACACAAAGGCATTGCTTGAAAGGGCTAAATCCCTCTCTTCCTCCAGAGAGGAAAACTGGTCCTTTCTAGACTGGGATTCAAGATTTGCTAGTTTCAGAAACAACAAAGACAAAGAGAAGGTTGACTCGGCTCCAAGACCTATTCCATCCTGGtatatgaagaagaaaaaaatcagaacggATTCCGAAGGTGGAAAACTGGATGATAAGAAAGAAGATCATAAAGAGGAGGAACAAGAGCGGCAGGAACTGTTTGCTTCTCGGTTTTTGCACAGTTCAATCTTTGAACAGGACTCCAAACGCCTGCAGCATTTAGAGAGGAAAGATGATGATCTGGACTTCATCTCTGGAAGGTTGTATGGTAGACAGTCCTCCTCCGATGGGATGAACAGCACGGCTGATTTGGTGCAAGAGCCAGTGGTTCTCTTCCACAGTAGGTTTGTTGAGCTGACACGAatgcagcagaaagaaaaggagaaagatcaGAAACCAAAAGAAGTGGAGAAACAGGAAGATAAAGAAAACCGGCCGAAAACACCAGAAATGGTTCCTGATAGTAAAGAAACAGAACATAAACTTTCCTCAGTTGTTGGTCCTTCTTCAGTCACCGTCCTCCCACAAGAACCCATCGCTCCCATCGCTCCTGAGAAAATAGTGAGTGACAAGGTCCTGGTGGAACCAGCTTCTGTCAAAGAAGAGAAACCTTCTGAACCTGCTGTTGCAGCAGAGGaacaaaaaccttttcctgaacTCACAGCTCCTGTCAAAATGGAACCTCCTGAGCAAACAGAACCTCCGCCAGTTGTAGAAGCAAGTAAAGAAATTGTTGCTACAACGCTGGCACCAGAGGAAGATGCTGTGGCAACAGAGCATCCTTCATACTTGGATACCAAACCTCCCACTCCTGGGGCCTCGTTTTCTGATGCAGACATCAGCGTAGATCCAGAACCTGAGGCTGCCCAGCTACTTCCACCTCCGCCCAAGCTAGTTCAGAAGTCAGATGAGGCTGTGGAACCTAAAGAGGAAAATCCTCCACCCTCTGCCAGCACCGATGCTGGTGTGAGTCAAAAGGCGGAGGCGGCTGCTGAGGTCTTGCCACCCGTTTCCGACAATGACATGGAAGTGGAACCTCCGGTTGTtgtaaaagataaaaaatcCTACAAGAGTAAACGGTCCAAGACTCCCGTGCAGTCGGCTGCAGCTAATGTCACGGAAAAGCCCGTCACAAGAAAGAGTGAAAGAATTGACCGTGAAAAACTGAAAAGGTCAAGCTCTCCTCGTGGGGAGACCCAGAAGCTTTCTGAATTGAAAGTGGAGGCAGAAAAGGTTTCAAGGAATGCTGCTAAATCCCCGAGTTCCGCTGCAGAGCCAGAAAACGTGGAGCTGAGCTTGCCAATAGGCCGGACCAGGCGCAGAAACGTGAGGTCAGTCTATGCGACCACAGGGGACAATGAAGGCCCATCTCCAGTGAAGGACTCCATGGAGGTCACTAGGTCCACCaggaagagaggggaaaaggaaCCGCAGGAAGCAGTGACAACTGTTCCCACAACCCCGAGGAGGGGAAGACCTCCCAAAACCCGCCGTAAGCCAGAGGAGGACATCTCTCCGATAAAGACCGAACCGGTACAACAAGAGGTGGAGGAGGCTGAAACTAAAGATACTGTGGAAGCTCCTAAACCTGCAGAGGGTTGGAGGTCTCCTAGATCCCAGAAGCTCACACACAGTCACTCATCAGCTGCTACCAGCCAACAggggaagaaagggaagaatGAACCGAAAGCCGATACCACGGCTGAATCCGAAGATGCTGCTGAAAGAAGTGGTCAGGAATCGAGCACCAGTGACAATGGCAATAAAGCAAAGGCTGCTGAGAAAGAGCCGGCAGCAAGCGAGCAGAAACGTGATCGGAAGGAACTGGATGTGGAGAAGAACCAGCTAGAAATCCCCACAGCTGAGATCACTGAGAAGAAGCCAGTGCCAGAAAAGGTTACGAAATCCAAAAGGGGAAGGTACAAAAATACCAAAACCGTTGTTGATAAGGCATCTGTCTGTCTCAAAAATGTAGAAATACGCCTCAACGTTGATGAAGTCAAGGGCGCCTTGCGGCCCACcgaggaggaggcagagccaGTGGCGGTGTCACCACCCAAGATGAAGAGCCCTCCAAAAGAGGACACCCTGCCACCCCACTTCAGTAAGAATGAGGTAGAAGATTCATTTCcggaaatggaaaaggaggtGATGCGGGAGCCCAAGCAGTCACCCGAGGCTGCCCAGTTAGCAAAGCAGATCGAGCTTGAGCAGGCGGTGGAGAACATTGCAAAACTCACTGAAACTCCTCCAACAATTGCTGCCTACAAAGAGCCAACGACAGATGTGGCTGAAGTCCGtcaggaggaggaagcagaTAAACCCGCACACCAGGCCAGTGAAAcggagctggcagcagccatcGGCTCCATCATCAATGATATTTCTGGGGAGACAGAAAGCTTCCCTGCACCGCCGACGTATCCTGCTGAATCTGAGGCTGAAATCACCACAGAGCCCTTGGTATTGCAGTCACCTCGAGAGGAGATGGAGCCCGAGACAGATCAGGCAGTGAACAATATCCTAGAAACCGAGGCTGCCGTCGAGCCTGCAGTGCAGCCGGTGCCCAGCTCTGTCACTTCGACGTTGGAGACAGAGAGCAAGGAGTCTGAAGTCAGCTTCAGTGAATCTTCCAACTCTGCACAGGAGGCTGAGACCTTGCAGGAGGCTGAAGTTGCTCGGAAGGAAAAGGGCCGTCAGAAAACCACGCGGCAGAGACGCAAGAAGAGCACGAGCAGGAAGGGTGATGCCACCGAAGTCAACACCTTCGAGCCGGAGAGGGTGCAGAGCAAATCACCCCCTGCCAATGAAGTAAAGACAAAACCTGAAGAAGCCTCAAAGGAGGAAAAGCAAATCAAACCCACAGCATCCATGGAGCCAAGCGCTTCTGATGTCACCAAGGCTGTGGCTGCTGACGTCGTGGCTGCACACGAGGCTGTCCCTGAGAGCAGCACTTCTCCAAAGGTTCCCGCTCTGGCTCCTCTGGACCTGGGTGCCCCGCCGGTCCTCCTGGATGAGGGGAGTCAGAGCGGGTTCAAGATCCGGTCGCCCCTGGAGAACGCTCCCATCACGCCACCGAGTGCCCCAAATGCGGCCCTTCCTGCTGTTCCCACAGCGGCGGCCAAGCTGCCCAACCCGGTGCCCACCACCATCGTCCCCCTTCACTCCGGCACTGCCAAGGTTCCGGAGTGGGTGGTCAGGCACGAGGACCCCCGTGCCCGTTCCACACCCCCTCCCGCTCTCCCACCAGACACAAAGGCGTCAGATATCGACACAAACTCCAGCACTTTGAGGAAGATACTCATGGAGCCCAAATACGTCTCAGCAACGAGCATAACCTCCACGCACGTGACGACAACGCACGCCGAGCCGGTGAGCGCGCCGTGCTTGGAGGAGGCTCCTCTTCACCCTGCCGTGGAGGCCATCAAGCCGGTTTCTGAGGAGAAGCCGGCCGTTCCCATCACCAATGCCCTGGACCCACCAGTGGCTGAAGCACCAGTGTTCAGCGAGAAGGAAAAGATCAACACAGTGATTGCTCCCAAAGCCACTTCTGTCATCAGCAGAATGCCCCACAGTGTGGATCTGGAGGAGGCTCCGAGGATCACCTTGGTGAAACAAGCTCCCCAAACCCAGACCTGCCTTGTCAATGCTCCCTCGCCGAAATTTAAGCAGAGATCAAGTACAAATGATAACAGCAGGTTTCATCCAGGATCGATGTCCATTATCGAGGAGAGGCCTGTGGAGACTGGGTCCAGTCCAGGGCTGCGGGTGAACACCTCGGAAGGTGTGGTGCTCCTGAGTTACTCGGGGCAGAAGACAGAAGGCCCTCAGCGAATCAGTGCCAAGATCAGCCAGATTCCCCCAGCCAGCGCTGTGGACATTGAGTTCCAGCAGTCTGTATCCAAGTCTCAGATTAAACAGGAGCCTATCACGCCATCCCAGCCAGCACCGAAAGGCTCCCAGGCCTCGGCGGGCTACGGGACTGTTTCCACCCATTCTTCATTGGTACTTGGAACACAGCCCTACAACACCTCGCCCGTCATCTCCTCTGTCAAGCAGGAGCGCACCGCGCTGGACAAGCCCGACTCGTCTCACCTCGCTGTCCAGACGCCAGCATCTCAGCCCGGCAAGGTCCTGACACAGACGGTAAACACTCCACCCGTGCTGGTCCATAACCAGATGGTCGTGAATAAAAAACTGTCTGACCCAGCTGCTCTGAAAGTGGAGACCAAGACTCTGCAGCCCTCCAGCCTGAGTCCTGGAGTTAGTCCTCACCAcccttccctctctgggaaGATGCATTCGGAAGCGAACCACGTCAGCTCGGGGCCCAGCACCCCGACCGACCGGGCCATCTCCCACCTGGGGGTCACCAAACAAGAGCCGCACTCGCCGCGTACCAGCGGGCACTCGCCGTCACCGTTCCCCCGGGCCTGCCATCCCGGCAGTACCTCGTCCCCGGCTTTGTCCAGCAGCACCCCAGTCATGCTGGCGCCGGGAATTCCCGTTCCGCAGTACATATCCAGCATGCATCCCGAGCAATCTGTTATCATGCCCCCCCACAGCGTAACACAGACTGTGTCCCTGGGCCATCTGTCCCAGGGTGAGGTGAGGATGAACACCCCTCCTCTCTCCGGCATTCCCTACGGCATCCGCCCGGAAGCGCTCCACTCCCCCCGAGCTGCTCTGCAACCCCAGATGGAGATCAAACCTCAGCGATCCAGCACGCCCCAGCCAGCGCCCATACGAGACATCGTCATGCCCCCGCTGTCCTCCCAGCACCCCCCCGAGGAGGAGCTGCACTTCCACGCGGTGTGCCGCGGGCCAGCCCCGGTGCAGTCCGACGTGCTGGTGATGCAGCCCGACTACCGCATGCACCCCAGCAGCCTCCGGCTGGACCAGTACAACGTCCCGCGGGACGTCAGGATGATCATGCACCCGCACATGGCCGCTGTGGGCGAGCACCACTCGGAAACGCGGCAATCCCGGACACCCGAAGGGGCCGTCAAAACTCCCCCGGTCAGTAAGACCCCGCAACCCGGGAAAGAGACTCCCAAATCCTCGGAAGGCAAGATGGCCCACTCTCCCCACAGCGAGCCCCGGCTGCTCAGCGTGCCCTCGGGCAGCCAGCTGCCCGGGCTGCCCCTGACGCAGCCCGTGGTGGTCCCACACGGGGTGCAGATCATGCATCCCGCCGGGAGCTCCTTCCACGATTACCGCTCCGTGTACGGCGACATGAGGAATTACCACACAGCACAGCTCGGGCATCCGCAGTTCCCGGGCGCCTCGCCCATCGGGCTGCCCTCCCGGAGCATGACCCCGTCTCag GGTCTGCCGGAGGGCGAGCACTCGCACCCCAGCCAGCCAGTCCGCAGCAAGACCCCTCAGATCCCGCAGGACCCCAAGGGCCCATCGGCAGCAGGGCCGGAGCAGAGTCACCACCCCCCTGTGAACAGGCACACGGCCCAGATGGACCCCCACGTCCACCTCCAGAGGGCACAAGGGgacacgagccagacctcctaCCCCTCGCCCGTCGCCATCTCCATGAAGCAGGAGCTTCCCTCGCCGCACCAGCCGCCAGCAGTTCCCAAGCAATCCATGTTTATCCCCACGACGTCGGGGCCGCCCCTCAGCCGTCCAGAGCCCCAGTCCACGCTCAAGCAGGAGCCGTCACCTCACCCCGTGTCCCAGAGACCAGTGGACATGGTCCAGCTCTTGACA AAATACCCCATTGTCTGGCAGGGTCTCCTGGCTCTCAAGAACGACACGGCGGCCGTGCAGCTCCACTTCGTGTCCGGGAACAACGTCCTGGCGCACCGGTCGCTGCCGGCGCCCGAGGGAGGGCCCCCGCTGCGGATCGCGCAGCGCATGCGGCTCGAGGCCTCCCAGCTGGAGGGGGTCGCACGGAGAATGATG GTGGAGAGCGATTactgcctgctgctggccctgccctgcgGCCGGGACCAGGAGGACGTGGTCAGTCAGACGGAGTCGCTCAAGGCCGCGTTCATCAGTTACCTGCAGGCCAAGCAGGCCGCAGGCATCATCAACGTCCCCAACCCCGGCTCCAACCAG cctgcCTACGTTCTGCAGATCTTCCCACCCTGCGAGTTTTCGGAAAGCCACCTGTCCCGCCTGGCCCCGGACCTCCTCGCCAGCATCTCCAACATCTCTCCTCACCTGATGATTGTCATTGCGTCGGTATGA